A single window of Drosophila suzukii chromosome 3, CBGP_Dsuzu_IsoJpt1.0, whole genome shotgun sequence DNA harbors:
- the LOC139352843 gene encoding uncharacterized protein: MVQLDRLELQHVLTALARQCTVESVRSSSGYPLIRVERRLQNADVPESERNCHAGPKALVALIHLEYWIVNARDLARRVVRSCMACVRFKPKLENQRMGLLLPERVQQEQPFQKCGIDFCGPFNTNLCHRGKGPTKAAHFGFLWEAAVKSAKSLLYRTLINSRFTFEERCTITAEVEAMLNSRPLSPLCPDPNDHRALTPGHFLVEKSLRALP, translated from the exons atggtgcagttggaTCGGCTAgaactgcaacatgtgctgactgcattggcgcgtcagtgtaccgttgagtcggtgagaag CTCCTCAGGATATCCCCTCATCAGGGTTGAAAGGCGACTCCAGAACGCCGACGTCCCTGAGTCGGAACGGAATTGTCATGCAGGCCCGAAAGCTCTAGTCGCGCTAATCCATCTGGAATACTGGATCGTCAATGCCAGAGACCTCGCTCGTCGAGTGGTGCGTTCCTGTATGGCGTGCGTTCGGTTTAAGCCCAAACTGGAGAACCAACGCATGGGATTGCTGTTACCAGAACGAGTGCAACAAGAACAACCGTTCCAGAAGTGTGGCATCGATTTCTGCGGACCGTTCAACACGAATCTCTGCCACAGAGGAAAGGGTCCTACAAA AGCTGCCCATTTTGGATTCCTTTGGGAGGCCGCGGTAAAGAGCGCGAAGAGTCTGCTCTACAGAACGCTAATAAACTCAAGATTCACATTTGAAGAGCGCTGTACAATCACCGCGGAAGTCGAAGCGATGCTAAATTCGCGTCCGCTGTCTCCGCTATGTCCGGATCCCAACGATCATAGAGCACTTACTCCGGGTCACTTCCTGGTGGAGAAATCTCTTCGCGCGCTTCCATAG